From one Oncorhynchus keta strain PuntledgeMale-10-30-2019 chromosome 30, Oket_V2, whole genome shotgun sequence genomic stretch:
- the LOC118383220 gene encoding neuronal PAS domain-containing protein 4A-like, which yields MYRSTKGASKARRDQINAEIRNLKDLLPISDAEKARLSYLHIMSLASMYTRKSVFFSQESGSAGSLEESARFLSFHELSELVQELPGFLLLLTGEGKLLYLSDSVSEHLGHSMVDLVAQGDSVYDIIDPTDHFIMRTNLAPPTSPDTDRLFRCRFNTSKSVRRQSAGNKLVLVRARCPFPPSSSTTPSSYWTSNPVWMCFCSPLEAVPTRSGPGGDQVPALIPPAAENNFFLASFQSQHSRDMRLQNAQDSVSVYLGLDVSALRSRSWYSLLHPQDLSHASTQHCSLLREGGEGRSEMVVRVESADHSWVWLYMVLQLEAGDSPISSNNYIISEAEAWSVRQQLSTEQTQLTLVLSTSTSRQDSLSLSSPDQVFTPGSSGLSAQSFDFSMTVSSSVGSSDETGGATTEPMQVEGDPRSSISSIEEESFFQQQQMPAPVQTRSAASSPTPVTVATVADLDFLTQNILLPPSFQLEPPLPALPLPLPPVPTSQEQQTKEFVCTPPYTPQLGGGSFLFGEPLFSFDPTGTTTPPPSTTTATATTSIAPSLSPSAPPTTASSPAPPSSLCLTGTSTDLFFPADPCSGSIYEKLPPTPDSPRDGDCTVMTLPEVRGPLYVDVPLGPFHYPLEGLLTPEASPGKQPGLSFFSLERERDKERAEISLLAQHISSLAEGFYLDPLLSKLSPPSMSPSSSPPPPTLSPSVATADVDSIHMLGEFYPIKVWRGLDFPVFQDDDDSLFEESILEALLQDFSTPPPLSPSIPPPSPPNPVCWHSPSHFEGVSHFCSVQSAHCYPTARCGATLASEAGAMAEWEGLGEEPMEIEVASSPLSSCSSIPASPPQRLTASPTSDPSTPVAPNTPAVPCAQSLLVELAVLEPMFGAGASIAPGLGQQPELYQLQCHQPPQCFHKDGSGSVPPF from the exons ATGTATCGATCAACGAAGGGCGCGTCGAAGGCTCGAAGGGACCAAATCAACGCGGAGATTCGGAACCTGAAGGACTTGCTTCCCATCTCCGATGCGGAAAAGGCACGGCTCTCATACCTACATATCATGTCCCTTGCCAGCATGTACACCAGAAAATCGGTCTTCTTCTCTCAAG AATCGGGATCCGCTGGCAGTCTCGAGGAAAGCGCGAGGTTCCTGTCTTTCCACGAGCTGTCAGAGCTGGTGCAGGAGCTACCAGGGTTCCTGCTCCTGCTGACTGGGGAAGGCAAGCTGCTCTACCTGTCAGACAGCGTCTCCGAGCACCTCGGCCACTCCATG GTGGATCTGGTTGCCCAGGGTGACAGTGTGTATGATATCATTGACCCTACTGACCACTTCATCATGAGGACCAACCTAGCCCCTCCTACATCACCTGACACAG aTCGTCTATTCCGTTGTCGTTTCAACACTTCCAAGTCGGTGCGCAGGCAGAGTGCTGGGAACAAGCTGGTTCTGGTCCGGGCacgctgccctttcccacccTCCTCTTCTACCACCCCTAGCTCCTACTGGACATCCAATCCCGTCTGGATGTGCTTCTGTTCGCCTCTGGAGGCCGTCCCCACCcgctctggtcctgggggggacCAAGTTCCAGCTCTGATCCCTCCTGCTGCTGAGAACAACTTCTTCCTAGCCTCGTTCCAATCTCAACACAGCCGAGACATGAGGCTCCAGAATGCACAGGACAG TGTCAGTGTTTACCTTGGCCTTGATGTGTCAGCCCTGAGGTCTCGCTCCTGGTACAGCCTCCTCCACCCACAGGACCTGTCACACGCCTCCACTCAGCACTGCAGCCTGT tgagagagggaggagagggtagatcTGAGATGGTGGTACGGGTGGAGTCTGCAGACCACTCCTGGGTCTGGCTCTACATGGTACTGCAGCTGGAGGCAGGAGACAGCCCTATCAGCAGCAACAACTACATCATCAG TGAGGCGGAGGCGTGGTCAGTGAGACAGCAGCTGAGCACAGAGCAGACCCAGCTGACTCTGGTACTGAGTACCAGTACCTCCCGCCAGGACAGCCTGAGCCTGTCCAGCCCAGACCAAGTCTTCACCCCAGGCAGCAGTGGCCTCTCAGCTCAGTCCTTCGACTTCAGCATGACTGTGTCCAGCAGTGTGGGCTCCTCAGACGAGACAGGGGGCGCCACCACTGAGCCTATGCAGGTGGAGGGCGACCCTCGCTCTAGTATTTCCTCTATTGAGGAGGAGAGCTTCTTTCAGCAGCAGCAGATGCCTGCCCCTGTCCAAACCCGCTCTGCTGCCTCCTCCCCCACCCCAGTTACCGTTGCCACGGTAGCAGACCTGGACTTCCTCACTCAGAACATTCTCCTGCCCCCCTCCTTCCAGCTCGAGCCCCCGCTGCCCGCCCTCCCCCTTCCACTCCCCCCAGTGCCCACCTCTCAGGAGCAGCAGACCAAAGAGTTTGTGTGTACGCCCCCCTACACACCCCAGCTGGGCGGAGGCAGCTTCCTGTTCGGCGAGCCCCTCTTTAGCTTTGACCCAACAGGCACCaccacaccccctccctccaccaccacagcTACAGCCACCACCTCCAtcgccccctccctctccccctctgccccacccaccacagcctccagccctgctcccccctcctccctgtgcCTCACTGGCACCTCCACCGACCTGTTCTTCCCTGCCGATCCCTGCAGTGGCTCTATTTATGAGAAGCTACCCCCCACCCCTGACAGCCCTCGGGATGGGGACTGCACAGTGATGACCTTGCCTGAGGTTCGGGGACCCCTGTATGTAGATGTCCCTTTAGGGCCCTTTCACTACCCCCTCGAGGGCCTCCTCACCCCAGAGGCCTCCCCCGGTAAACAGCCtggtctctctttcttctccctggagagagagagggataaggagagagcagagatctCCCTCTTAGCTCAGCACATCAGCTCCTTAGCAGAGGGATTCTACCTGGATCCTCTCTTATCCAAACTATCCCCTCCTTccatgtccccctcctcctcccctccccccccgaCCCTCTCACCATCCGTAGCCACTGCTGATGTTGACTCTATCCACATGCTGGGAGAGTTTTACCCCATCAAAGTGTGGAGAGGCCTGGACTTCCCCGTATTCCAAGATGATGATGACTCTCTGTTTGAAGAGAGCATCTTAGAAGCCCTGCTCCAGGACTTCTCCACCCcgccacccctctccccttccatCCCCCCGCCATCTCCCCCCAACCCAGTGTGCTGGCACTCACCCTCCCACTTTGAGGGGGTCAGCCACTTCTGTAGCGTCCAATCGGCGCACTGTTACCCCACGGCAAGGTGCGGGGCGACATTGGCCAGCGAGGCCGGGGCGATGGCAGAatgggaggggctgggggaggagCCTATGGAGATTGAGGTGGCGTCATCACCTCTGTCTTCCTGTTCCTCCATCCCAGCATCCCCTCCCCAGCGACTCACTGCCTCCCCCACCTCCGACCCCTCCACACCCGTCGCCCCCAACACGCCCGCCGTGCCTTGCGCCCAGTCCCTCCTGGTGGAGCTGGCCGTCCTGGAACCCATGTTTGGGGCAGGTGCCTCGATCGCCCCCGGCTTGGGGCAGCAACCTGAGTTGTATCAACTCCAGTGTCACCAGCCGCCACAGTGCTTCCACAAAG ATGGGAGTGGAAGTGTTCCCCCGTTCTAA